The following coding sequences lie in one Montipora foliosa isolate CH-2021 chromosome 11, ASM3666993v2, whole genome shotgun sequence genomic window:
- the LOC137976325 gene encoding lipopolysaccharide-induced tumor necrosis factor-alpha factor homolog — protein sequence MADKGKPPPYNYGAIPTDSGYQVPPPYPSGGGYQTPGMPGSYMPPQPQPYPQPQPYPVHPGPQPTSTTTIVTQPATAVFMNATFGESPVSMVCPHCQTHIITCTTYQDGTLTWLASGALCLLCCWVGCCLIPFCLDGCKDVIHSCPNCHARLGTFRRM from the exons ATGGCAGATAAAGGAAAGCCTCCACCTTACAACTATGGTGCTATTCCAACAGACTCTGGTTATCAGGTCCCACCGCCTTATCCTTCAGGAG GTGGCTATCAGACCCCAGGAATGCCAGGGAGTTACATGCCTCCTCAGCCACAACCTTACCCACAGCCACAACCTTATCCAGTTCACCCAGGACCTCAACCTACATCCACGACGACTATTGTCACACAGCCTGCAACCGCAGTGTTCATGAATGCTACATTTGGTGAGTCTCCTGTTAGCATGGTTTGTCCCCACTGTCAGACCCATATCATCACTTGCACAACGTATCAAGATGGAACATTGACGTGGCTTGCAAGTGGAGCTCTTTGCCTGTTATG CTGTTGGGTGGGATGTTGTTTGATTCCTTTCTGCTTGGATGGCTGCAAGGATGTTATTCACTCATGCCCCAATTGCCATGCCAGGCTTGGGACATTTCGTCGCATGTaa
- the LOC137975748 gene encoding small ribosomal subunit protein eS12-like: MSDAEGDDVQSTPAVGEMDVNTALQEVLKTALVHDGLARGLHEAAKALDRREAHLCVLANNCDEAMYVKLVEALCTEHNINLLKVDDNKKLGEWAGLCKIDKEGKARKVVACSCVVVKDYGKEGRAHDVIMQYLKSKRS, encoded by the exons ATGTCTGATGCGGAAGG AGATGATGTGCAGTCAACACCTGCTGTTGGCGAAATGGACGTCAACACGGCTCTTcaagaagttttgaaaactgCCTTAGTCCACGACGGTCTTGCACGAGGCTTGCATGAAGCTGCAAAGGCTTTGGACAG ACGTGAGGCCCATCTGTGTGTGTTGGCTAATAACTGTGATGAGGCCATGTATGTCAAGCTTGTTGAGGCACTCTGTACTGAGCACAACATCAATCTCTTGAAG GTTGATGATAACAAGAAACTTGGCGAGTGGGCTGGTCTCTGTAAAATTGACAAAGAGGGAAAAGCCAGGAAGGTTGTTGCCTGCAGCTGTGTTGTCGTGAAG GACTATGGTAAAGAAGGCCGAGCACATGATGTCATCATGCAGTACCTCAAGTCCAAGCGTAGCTAA